A region from the Medicago truncatula cultivar Jemalong A17 chromosome 6, MtrunA17r5.0-ANR, whole genome shotgun sequence genome encodes:
- the LOC11444964 gene encoding putative clathrin assembly protein At1g33340 → MGMDIQTKLRLALGTMKDQASIGKAMMYNHQQHEGFSNIEIAILRATSHGNSTIDNKYMHEILFHVSNSKGSIPFLAEKISRRLCKTKDNLVSLKTLVLIHRLLRGGNRTFEQELCKAHVSGHLQISIIRYACVTRNFSDPLVCFLHKYASYLEERMSWHVNQGGKLEPIMSKGLGFRRYDEKSFDMAFRILPKCQILIDKVLECSPYDILRSSYHSLAHVAMSNTLRESFQVYMTFCEGIEALVNMFFDLESSAKSLACEILKKGSIQSQKLHDLYQTCKKLVENKNLEYPFVQIISMNHVMALDQFGFQENKVEASHVSISSISKLPQISSLLNRSSELELEVTTKEIKKDEEKVDLIFSTTPTLSSWTLETKISKVWVVFEDEVHNESQILPTQ, encoded by the coding sequence ATGGGTATGGATATACAAACCAAACTTCGTTTAGCTCTTGGCACAATGAAAGATCAAGCTTCAATTGGCAAAGCCATGATGTATAACCATCAACAACATGAAGGCTTTTCCAACATAGAGATTGCAATTCTTCGTGCAACTAGTCATGGTAATAGCACTATTGATAACAAATACATGCATGAAATCCTTTTTCATGTATCAAACTCAAAAGGGTCAATCCCTTTTCTTGCCGAAAAGATTTCGCGCCGCCTATGCAAAACTAAAGACAATCTTGTTTCTCTCAAGACTCTTGTCTTGATTCATAGACTTCTTAGAGGTGGAAATAGAACATTTGAACAAGAATTATGCAAAGCACATGTTTCTGGCCATTTACAAATCAGCATAATAAGGTATGCTTGTGTTACAAGGAATTTTTCTGATCCTTTAGTTTGTTTCTTACACAAGTATGCATCTTATCTTGAAGAAAGGATGAGTTGGCATGTAAACCAAGGTGGAAAACTTGAACCTATTATGTCTAAAGGGTTAGGATTTAGGAGATATGATGAAAAATCCTTTGATATGGCATTTAGAATTTTACCTAAATGTCAAATTCTTATTGATAAGGTTTTGGAATGTTCACCATATGATATTTTGAGGTCAAGTTATCATAGTCTTGCTCATGTTGCTATGAGCAATACTTTGAGAGAAAGTTTCCAAGTTTACATGACATTTTGTGAAGGCATTGAAGCTCTTGTTAACATGTTCTTTGACTTGGAATCTTCAGCTAAAAGCTTAGCCTGTGAAATACTCAAGAAAGGTTCTATTCAAAGTCAAAAGCTTCATGATTTGTATCAAACTTGCAAAAAATTGGTTGAAAACAAGAATTTGGAATACCCTTTTGTTCAAATTATTAGTATGAATCATGTAATGGCATTAGATCAATTTggttttcaagaaaataaagTTGAAGCTTCACATGTCTCTATATCAAGTATCTCAAAGTTGCCTCAAATTTCAAGCCTTTTGAATAGATCATCAGAGTTAGAGTTGGAAgtaacaacaaaagaaataaaaaaagatgaagagaaagtagatttaattttttcaacaacACCAACTCTTTCTTCATGGACACTAGAGACTAAAATTAGCAAGGTTTGGGTGGTATTTGAAGATGAAGTTCATAATGAATCACAAATCCTTCCAACACAATAA